The genomic window TGGCATCCTGCACGGCGACCGAGCAAGGCACGGCGATCGGCGCCGGCACCGGCGCGGTCATCGGCGGCGTTGTCACCAACAGCTGGGGTGGTGCCGCCGTCGGCGCCGTTGCAGGCGGCCTGACCGGCGCTCTCATCGGCCATTCGGTCGAGCGCCGCGGCTACTGCATCTATCGTGACCGCTACGGCCGCCGTTACGAAGCTCGCTGCTGATCGGC from Rhizobium sp. Pop5 includes these protein-coding regions:
- a CDS encoding YMGG-like glycine zipper-containing protein, with translation MMKKIILIGALVGALASCTATEQGTAIGAGTGAVIGGVVTNSWGGAAVGAVAGGLTGALIGHSVERRGYCIYRDRYGRRYEARC